One Cryobacterium roopkundense genomic region harbors:
- a CDS encoding ABC transporter substrate-binding protein has product MRARQALPALAAVAALLLTGCVDNSPASTGDATSGSAANAPEADAAAVALLPASVADSGALVLGTSPNYPPNEFKNEAGDPIGWTIELGNAVAAKLGLTAEFTVARFETIIPGIQGGTIDVGASSFTDNPERELQVDFVNYYEAGIQWASLTGNDIDPDNACGLKIAVQSTTYQDTVEIPAKSEACVAAGKPAIEKFPLDTQDAAANAVVLGQADAFSADSPVTLYAIEKLDGKLQPAGESFEVAPYGFAVEKDSGMAAALQAALQSMVDDGSYAEILDGWGVAAGGIDTITINAAANG; this is encoded by the coding sequence ATGCGCGCTCGACAGGCCCTCCCCGCTCTTGCAGCGGTCGCCGCTTTGCTTCTCACCGGTTGCGTCGACAACTCGCCCGCCTCGACCGGCGACGCCACGAGCGGTTCGGCCGCCAATGCCCCCGAAGCGGATGCCGCGGCCGTGGCGCTGCTGCCGGCATCCGTTGCCGACTCAGGCGCCCTCGTGCTCGGAACGAGCCCGAACTACCCGCCGAACGAGTTTAAGAACGAGGCCGGCGACCCGATCGGCTGGACCATCGAACTCGGCAACGCCGTGGCCGCCAAGCTCGGGCTCACTGCGGAATTCACCGTGGCCCGCTTCGAGACCATCATCCCCGGTATCCAGGGCGGCACGATCGACGTGGGTGCCTCGTCGTTCACCGACAATCCGGAGCGGGAACTGCAGGTCGACTTCGTGAACTACTACGAAGCGGGTATCCAGTGGGCATCGCTGACCGGCAACGACATCGATCCCGACAACGCCTGCGGCCTGAAGATCGCCGTGCAGTCCACGACGTACCAGGACACCGTCGAGATCCCGGCCAAGAGCGAGGCCTGCGTTGCAGCCGGAAAGCCTGCCATCGAGAAGTTCCCGCTCGACACCCAGGATGCCGCGGCGAACGCCGTGGTGCTCGGCCAGGCCGACGCGTTCAGCGCCGACTCGCCCGTGACCCTGTACGCGATCGAGAAGCTCGACGGCAAGCTGCAGCCCGCGGGGGAGAGCTTCGAGGTGGCGCCGTACGGGTTCGCCGTTGAGAAGGATTCCGGTATGGCAGCGGCCCTGCAGGCGGCCCTGCAGTCGATGGTCGACGACGGCAGCTATGCGGAGATTCTCGACGGCTGGGGTGTCGCGGCCGGCGGCATCGACACGATCACCATCAACGCGGCGGCAAACGGCTAA
- a CDS encoding carbon starvation protein A — MGSLILMLIGLAVMAAGYLVYSKYLSRKVFKLNDAFVTPAHELNDGVDYVPTNKFILWGHHFTSVAGAAPIVGPAIAVIWGWLPALLWVTLGTVFFAGMHDLGTLWASSRNKGRSIGSLSGRYIGKRGANLFLVVIFLVLLMVIAAFAVVIKNLLISTPGAVIPVWGAIIVALLVGVAVYRLRWHLLPVTVVGVIALYALILVGDSMPVVLPESTLGMSPATFWIVALFAYGAIASLLPVWVLLQPRDYINGVQLFVGLILLFGSVLLGALFSATPPNIVAPAINMNVPEGTPGMIPLLFVTIACGAISGFHGMVASGTTSKQLDKETDARFVGYFGAVGEGLLSLGTILAVIGGFKSVAEWNEIYSSFGSAGVDAFVQGGATLMQNGIGLPASLSATLLATMAVLFAATTMDTGMRLLRFVVQEAGEVFKLKIGKVSATLIVVVLGLGLTFSQGLGGEGGLRIWPLFGTTNQLLASLSLSIIVVILMRKGRNPIAALIPLVIIFTMALWAAIVQLGSFANPTDPDWMLFTLDVIIIVASVWVAVEAVLAMRRARNTPPELEDADVEFAGSTVSSS; from the coding sequence GTGGGTTCCTTGATTCTCATGCTCATCGGCCTTGCCGTCATGGCGGCCGGGTACCTGGTCTATTCCAAGTACCTGTCACGCAAAGTTTTCAAGCTCAACGACGCCTTCGTGACTCCGGCGCACGAGCTGAACGACGGCGTGGACTACGTGCCCACGAACAAGTTCATCCTGTGGGGCCACCACTTCACCTCCGTCGCCGGCGCCGCCCCCATCGTCGGGCCGGCGATCGCGGTGATCTGGGGCTGGCTTCCCGCCCTGCTGTGGGTGACCCTCGGCACCGTCTTCTTCGCCGGCATGCACGACCTCGGCACCCTGTGGGCGTCAAGCCGTAACAAGGGCCGCTCCATCGGCTCCCTGTCCGGCCGGTACATCGGAAAACGCGGGGCCAACCTCTTTCTGGTCGTGATCTTCCTGGTGCTGCTCATGGTGATCGCGGCCTTTGCCGTGGTCATCAAGAACCTCCTCATCAGCACCCCCGGCGCTGTCATCCCCGTGTGGGGCGCGATCATCGTCGCCCTGCTGGTGGGTGTGGCCGTGTACCGGCTGCGCTGGCACCTGCTGCCCGTCACGGTCGTCGGCGTTATCGCTCTTTACGCGCTCATCCTGGTGGGTGACTCGATGCCGGTGGTACTGCCCGAATCGACGCTCGGTATGTCACCGGCCACGTTCTGGATTGTCGCCCTGTTCGCCTACGGGGCCATCGCGTCCCTGCTGCCGGTGTGGGTGCTGCTGCAGCCGCGCGACTACATCAACGGTGTTCAGCTGTTCGTGGGCCTCATCCTGCTGTTCGGATCGGTGCTGCTCGGTGCGTTGTTCTCCGCAACCCCGCCGAACATCGTCGCCCCGGCCATCAACATGAACGTTCCAGAGGGCACGCCGGGCATGATCCCGCTGCTTTTCGTGACCATCGCGTGCGGCGCGATCTCGGGCTTCCATGGCATGGTGGCGTCTGGCACCACATCGAAGCAGCTCGACAAAGAAACGGATGCCCGTTTCGTCGGCTACTTCGGCGCAGTCGGGGAAGGACTGCTCTCCCTCGGAACGATCCTCGCCGTGATCGGCGGCTTCAAATCCGTCGCCGAGTGGAACGAAATCTACAGCTCGTTCGGGTCGGCCGGAGTGGACGCGTTTGTGCAGGGCGGCGCGACGCTGATGCAGAACGGTATCGGCCTGCCGGCCTCGCTGAGCGCCACCCTGTTGGCGACCATGGCGGTGCTCTTCGCCGCCACCACTATGGACACCGGAATGCGTCTGCTGCGTTTCGTGGTGCAGGAGGCCGGGGAGGTGTTCAAGCTCAAGATCGGCAAGGTCTCGGCGACACTCATCGTGGTGGTGCTCGGCCTGGGCCTCACGTTCTCGCAGGGCCTCGGCGGCGAGGGCGGGCTGCGCATCTGGCCGCTGTTCGGCACCACAAACCAGTTGTTGGCGTCGTTGAGCCTGTCGATCATCGTGGTCATTCTCATGCGCAAGGGCCGCAACCCCATCGCGGCCCTGATCCCGCTGGTGATCATTTTCACCATGGCCCTGTGGGCGGCCATTGTGCAACTGGGCAGTTTCGCCAACCCCACCGACCCGGACTGGATGCTCTTCACCCTCGACGTGATCATCATCGTGGCCAGCGTGTGGGTGGCGGTCGAAGCCGTGCTTGCCATGCGACGAGCCAGGAATACGCCTCCCGAACTCGAAGATGCCGACGTTGAGTTCGCCGGCAGCACGGTGTCGTCGAGCTAG
- a CDS encoding cory-CC-star protein has translation MTALPTDRRREKAARRWSSFWAGMQEFYVGPYRQMFKREQQSEEDLFMVAVLGEALGVPDPAAYYTAELMPALWEDFHAWHRRIGIPRSPLDHIGCC, from the coding sequence ATGACAGCCCTACCCACCGACCGGCGCCGGGAGAAGGCTGCGCGGCGCTGGTCGTCGTTCTGGGCGGGCATGCAGGAGTTCTATGTGGGTCCGTACCGCCAGATGTTCAAGCGTGAGCAGCAGTCCGAGGAGGACCTGTTCATGGTCGCGGTTCTGGGTGAGGCCCTGGGCGTGCCGGACCCGGCCGCCTATTACACCGCAGAGCTGATGCCGGCCCTCTGGGAAGACTTCCACGCCTGGCACCGCCGCATCGGCATTCCCCGCTCACCATTGGACCACATCGGATGCTGTTGA
- a CDS encoding bifunctional methylenetetrahydrofolate dehydrogenase/methenyltetrahydrofolate cyclohydrolase — MTAITLDGVTTASAIKAELVDRVAILRSNGVVPGLATLLVGSDPGSQTYVAGKHRDCAEVGIESIRIDLPGSATSADVRAAIKDLNSRRDVTGYIIQLPLPVGHNENAMLELIDPSKDADGLHPTNLGRLVLGIEGELRSPLPCTPAGIVELLRRYDVPIVGQRVVVVGRGLTVGRPLGLLFTRKGLDATVTLTHSRTVDLAGEVRRADIVVAAVGVPHLIQADWIKPGAAVLDVGITRVHDEVTGKGRLTGDVHPDVASVAGHLSPNPRGVGPMTRAMLLSNVVKAAEQSLRL; from the coding sequence ATGACGGCAATCACACTCGATGGGGTCACGACCGCCTCGGCCATCAAAGCCGAACTGGTCGACCGCGTGGCCATTCTGCGCTCGAACGGCGTCGTTCCGGGGCTCGCGACCCTGCTGGTGGGCAGCGACCCGGGCTCGCAGACCTACGTGGCCGGTAAGCACCGCGACTGCGCCGAGGTGGGCATCGAGTCGATTCGCATCGACCTGCCCGGATCGGCGACCTCAGCGGATGTGCGCGCCGCGATCAAGGACCTCAACTCGCGCCGCGACGTGACCGGCTACATCATCCAACTGCCGCTCCCGGTGGGGCACAACGAGAACGCCATGCTCGAGCTCATCGACCCATCAAAGGATGCCGACGGACTGCACCCGACGAACCTCGGGCGGCTGGTGCTCGGCATCGAAGGGGAGCTGCGCTCACCCCTGCCGTGCACCCCGGCCGGCATCGTGGAGCTGCTGCGTCGTTACGACGTGCCGATCGTGGGTCAGCGCGTCGTCGTCGTGGGCCGTGGGCTCACCGTGGGACGCCCGCTCGGGCTGCTCTTCACTCGCAAGGGTCTTGACGCCACCGTGACACTCACCCACTCCCGCACGGTAGACCTGGCGGGCGAGGTACGCCGCGCCGACATCGTCGTGGCAGCTGTGGGAGTGCCGCACCTGATCCAGGCCGATTGGATCAAGCCCGGCGCCGCCGTTCTCGACGTGGGCATCACTCGCGTTCACGACGAGGTCACCGGCAAGGGGCGCCTCACCGGAGACGTGCACCCCGACGTCGCATCCGTTGCCGGGCACCTGTCGCCGAACCCGCGTGGTGTCGGCCCGATGACCCGCGCCATGCTGCTCAGCAACGTGGTGAAGGCCGCCGAACAGTCCCTGCGCCTGTAG
- a CDS encoding DUF445 domain-containing protein: MTTAATMQAALSPQDAARQLALTRMKRLAAGLLVLMAVIFTVSFALQDRYPWLGYVRAAAEGGMVGAIADWFAVTALFRYPLGLRIPHTNIIATRKNEIGASLGEFVEANFLAESVVRGKLESVGISRRLGGWLSSSSNAERLTGELATAGRSVLELLNDDAIKNLIESVAREHLVRPEWGPSLGRVGERLVTSGQQHAGVDLLLERADAWLRAHPEAFGRAVSARLPSWLPGFVDKLVDDRAYREVIAFVEGVRAQPQHPVREAIDRYLVELTNDLQHDPVMILRVESLKEGLLNSPRLREFAGETWESVKASLLEALGDPQSAVCTGIRGTLVDVGTRLARDDALGARIDRWLVDSVTALVQNYGHEIAGVITETVERWDSAETSAKIELQVGRDLQFIRINGTIVGSLAGLTIYAVANAVAGLFA, encoded by the coding sequence ATGACCACCGCAGCAACCATGCAGGCGGCGCTGTCGCCGCAGGACGCGGCCCGTCAGCTGGCGCTCACCCGTATGAAACGTCTCGCGGCAGGCCTCCTCGTACTGATGGCCGTCATCTTCACGGTGTCCTTCGCCCTGCAAGACAGGTACCCGTGGCTCGGCTATGTGCGTGCGGCCGCGGAGGGCGGCATGGTCGGCGCAATCGCCGACTGGTTCGCCGTCACGGCGCTGTTCAGGTACCCGCTCGGGCTCCGGATCCCGCACACCAACATCATCGCCACTCGCAAGAATGAGATCGGGGCGAGCCTTGGTGAGTTCGTCGAGGCCAATTTCCTCGCCGAGTCGGTCGTGCGGGGCAAACTCGAATCAGTGGGCATCTCCCGTCGCCTCGGCGGCTGGTTGTCGTCCTCGAGCAACGCGGAGCGTCTCACCGGGGAACTCGCGACGGCGGGCCGGAGCGTGCTGGAGCTGCTCAACGACGACGCCATCAAGAACCTGATCGAGTCCGTGGCCAGGGAGCATCTCGTGCGGCCCGAGTGGGGGCCGAGCCTCGGGCGGGTGGGGGAGCGGCTCGTGACCTCTGGCCAGCAGCACGCGGGCGTCGACCTGTTGCTCGAGAGAGCGGATGCGTGGCTGCGCGCGCACCCTGAGGCCTTCGGCCGCGCCGTATCGGCGCGGCTGCCCAGCTGGCTGCCGGGGTTCGTGGACAAGCTCGTCGACGACAGGGCCTACCGAGAGGTGATCGCGTTCGTGGAGGGCGTGCGCGCCCAGCCGCAGCATCCGGTGCGGGAGGCGATCGACAGGTATCTCGTCGAGCTGACGAACGACCTGCAGCATGACCCTGTCATGATCTTGCGGGTCGAAAGCCTCAAGGAGGGGCTGCTCAACAGCCCGAGGCTGCGGGAATTCGCCGGGGAGACCTGGGAATCGGTGAAGGCGTCCCTGCTCGAGGCGCTGGGTGACCCGCAGAGTGCCGTGTGCACAGGCATCCGTGGCACCCTCGTCGACGTGGGCACGCGGCTCGCCCGCGACGACGCGCTCGGGGCCCGCATCGACCGCTGGCTCGTGGATTCGGTCACCGCGCTCGTGCAGAACTACGGGCACGAGATCGCCGGGGTGATCACCGAGACCGTCGAGCGCTGGGATTCGGCGGAGACCAGCGCGAAGATCGAACTACAGGTGGGCCGTGACCTGCAGTTCATCCGCATCAACGGCACTATCGTCGGCTCGCTCGCGGGCCTTACCATCTACGCCGTGGCCAACGCCGTGGCCGGCCTCTTTGCCTAG
- a CDS encoding aldose 1-epimerase family protein, with product MRAATGTQHELTALTPSGPATAIITEVAAGIRSYTLGDIDLVEPFPAEAQPPMGAGIVLVPWPNRIRDGVWTQNGVRRQLALTEPVRSNAIHGLLRFAPYRLVSRTAASVTLGAPVFPQSGYPFQLDTEVTYELVDDGLSVTHTLHNVGHTDAPVAVGSHPYLKIGDVPTGDLVLRVAADTHIDVDERLNPVGESPVDGTAFDLRQGVRVDELTLDDGFGGVRVGDGRGEHSLTAPDGRSLTLWGDENMRFAQVFTPRIFPTRTHDGAPVAGLAVAIEPMTAPADAFNSGAGLRWLAPDESWVVRWGIRHAGFTA from the coding sequence ATGCGCGCAGCAACGGGAACCCAACACGAGCTCACGGCTCTCACGCCGAGCGGGCCTGCCACAGCTATCATCACGGAGGTCGCAGCGGGAATCCGCTCATATACCCTCGGGGACATAGACCTTGTGGAGCCCTTTCCCGCCGAGGCGCAGCCCCCGATGGGCGCCGGCATCGTGCTGGTTCCCTGGCCCAACCGCATTCGCGACGGTGTGTGGACGCAGAACGGCGTACGTCGTCAGCTCGCACTCACCGAACCGGTGCGCTCCAACGCCATCCACGGTCTGCTGCGCTTCGCCCCATACCGCCTGGTGTCGCGCACCGCGGCGTCGGTGACACTCGGCGCCCCTGTCTTTCCACAGTCCGGCTACCCCTTTCAGCTCGACACCGAGGTGACCTACGAGCTCGTCGACGACGGCCTCTCGGTGACGCACACCCTGCACAACGTGGGGCACACGGATGCCCCGGTGGCCGTGGGCTCGCACCCGTATCTGAAGATCGGCGACGTGCCCACCGGCGACCTCGTGTTGCGGGTGGCCGCCGACACGCATATTGACGTGGACGAGCGCCTGAACCCGGTGGGGGAGTCGCCCGTTGACGGCACAGCTTTCGACCTCCGCCAGGGCGTGCGCGTCGACGAGCTGACCCTCGACGACGGATTCGGCGGCGTGCGGGTAGGGGACGGCCGGGGAGAGCACTCGCTCACAGCACCTGACGGGCGCTCACTGACACTCTGGGGAGACGAGAACATGCGATTCGCGCAGGTTTTCACACCGCGCATCTTCCCCACCCGCACGCACGACGGCGCGCCGGTCGCCGGCCTGGCGGTCGCGATCGAGCCGATGACCGCGCCGGCCGACGCCTTCAATTCCGGGGCGGGCCTGCGGTGGCTCGCGCCGGACGAATCCTGGGTCGTGCGCTGGGGCATCCGTCATGCCGGGTTCACGGCCTGA
- the galK gene encoding galactokinase, with product MTDLERSTREGFASRFNRAPLGLWSAPGRVNLIGEHTDYNDGFVFPFAIDRRTVVALAPRTDRLVRVASSFADEAIELSLDELIPENLHGWSAYPLGVAWALGSFGADLAVVSGFEVYIDSEVPIGAGLSSSAAIESAVALALNDVWGLGLDRPTLARVGQLAENRAVGAPTGIMDQSASLLGRTDAAVFLDCRTLDAEVIPLGFEAADLDLLIIDTRVSHSHATGGYADRRASCEAGAAALGVESLRDVAEADLGRAAELLDDETFRRVRHIVTENQRVLDTVRTLRERGPAQIGPLLDASHVSMRDDFEISVPQLDLAVETARRAGAIGARMTGGGFGGAAIALTPRVLLPVVRTAVAEAFRLAEYAAPDMFVVRAGDGAQGHRDESDSLPAAG from the coding sequence ATGACCGATCTCGAACGCTCCACCCGCGAGGGCTTCGCCAGCCGGTTCAACCGCGCACCGCTCGGCCTCTGGTCGGCACCCGGCCGCGTCAACCTCATCGGCGAGCACACCGATTACAACGACGGCTTCGTCTTTCCGTTCGCGATCGACCGCCGCACCGTCGTGGCGCTCGCCCCACGCACCGACCGGCTCGTCCGCGTGGCGAGCTCCTTCGCCGACGAGGCCATCGAACTCTCCCTCGATGAACTCATCCCCGAGAACCTGCACGGCTGGTCCGCGTACCCGCTGGGCGTGGCGTGGGCCCTCGGCAGCTTCGGCGCCGACCTCGCCGTGGTGAGCGGTTTCGAGGTGTACATCGATTCCGAGGTGCCGATCGGTGCCGGGCTCTCGTCATCCGCTGCCATCGAAAGCGCCGTCGCGCTTGCGCTCAACGACGTCTGGGGCCTGGGCCTCGACCGACCCACCCTCGCCAGGGTCGGCCAGCTCGCCGAAAACCGGGCGGTGGGTGCGCCGACCGGCATCATGGACCAGTCAGCATCCCTGCTGGGCCGAACGGATGCCGCGGTGTTCCTTGATTGCCGCACCCTCGACGCCGAGGTGATCCCGTTGGGCTTTGAGGCCGCCGACCTCGATCTGCTCATCATCGACACCCGGGTGAGTCACTCGCACGCCACGGGAGGCTACGCGGACCGCCGGGCGTCCTGCGAGGCCGGCGCCGCGGCCCTCGGCGTCGAGTCCCTGCGCGACGTCGCCGAAGCCGACCTGGGCCGCGCGGCCGAGCTGCTCGACGACGAAACGTTTCGGCGCGTGCGCCACATCGTCACCGAGAACCAGCGCGTGCTCGACACCGTACGCACCCTGCGCGAACGGGGTCCCGCTCAGATCGGGCCGCTGCTCGACGCCTCGCACGTGTCGATGCGCGACGACTTCGAAATCTCGGTGCCGCAGCTCGACCTTGCGGTGGAGACGGCTCGCCGTGCCGGGGCCATCGGAGCACGCATGACGGGCGGCGGCTTCGGCGGCGCGGCCATCGCGCTCACGCCGCGGGTGCTGCTTCCGGTTGTGCGAACCGCAGTGGCCGAGGCATTTCGTCTGGCCGAGTATGCCGCGCCGGACATGTTCGTGGTGCGCGCCGGCGATGGCGCCCAGGGCCACCGGGACGAGTCCGACTCGCTTCCCGCAGCCGGCTAG
- the galT gene encoding galactose-1-phosphate uridylyltransferase gives MTHSDLAASVAAASDATAPFLADERIARHRHSLSDGRDLVYFDDPGTSLPPERSLDTRAAQPRPLTARMRQDPLTGEWISVAANRQNRVFLPPAHLDPLAPATPDNPSEIPSNYDVAVFENKSPSFGPLLTDADAPAGLDDLAAIGLGRSRTSVGRCEVVCFSPETEGSFASLSVTRARTVIEAWAERTHVLSQLPGIEQVFPFENRGEAIGVTLHHPHGQIYSYPYVTPRTQRVIESLESYGPALFADILAREQASERVILSGEYWTAFVPFAARWPIEVHMLPNRQLPDFAATTLAERDELAVLYRRLLRGIDAIYSTPTPYIAAWHQAPVNTHRSDIRLMLQVTSPRRAEDKLKFLAGSEAAMGAWIGDVAPEQAAATIRQAVESAAARDTDQSSEASA, from the coding sequence ATGACACACTCAGACCTCGCCGCCTCAGTTGCCGCCGCTTCCGACGCCACTGCGCCTTTTCTCGCCGACGAGCGCATCGCGCGCCACCGGCATTCGCTCTCCGACGGCCGTGACCTGGTGTACTTCGACGACCCCGGCACGAGCCTCCCGCCCGAGCGCTCACTCGACACCCGAGCGGCGCAGCCGCGCCCGCTGACAGCCCGCATGCGCCAGGACCCGCTCACCGGAGAGTGGATCTCCGTCGCCGCCAACCGGCAGAACCGGGTATTCCTGCCGCCGGCGCACCTCGACCCCCTCGCGCCCGCGACCCCCGACAACCCCTCGGAAATTCCGAGCAACTACGACGTGGCCGTCTTCGAGAACAAGTCGCCCTCGTTCGGCCCTCTCCTAACGGATGCCGACGCTCCCGCCGGTCTCGACGACCTCGCAGCCATCGGGCTGGGCCGCAGTCGCACCTCGGTGGGGCGCTGCGAAGTGGTCTGCTTCAGCCCCGAAACCGAGGGATCCTTCGCGAGCCTCTCCGTCACCCGCGCCCGCACGGTGATCGAGGCCTGGGCAGAACGCACCCACGTGCTCTCGCAGCTGCCCGGCATCGAGCAGGTCTTTCCGTTCGAGAACCGCGGCGAAGCGATCGGCGTGACCCTGCACCATCCGCACGGACAGATCTACAGTTACCCCTACGTCACCCCGCGCACCCAACGCGTGATCGAGTCGCTCGAGAGCTATGGACCGGCCCTGTTCGCCGACATCCTGGCACGTGAGCAGGCATCGGAGCGCGTCATCCTGAGCGGCGAATACTGGACAGCCTTCGTGCCATTCGCGGCGCGCTGGCCCATCGAGGTGCATATGCTGCCGAACCGCCAGCTGCCCGACTTCGCCGCCACCACGCTGGCCGAACGCGACGAGCTCGCCGTGCTCTACCGCCGTCTGCTGCGCGGGATCGACGCGATCTACTCGACTCCCACGCCGTACATCGCCGCGTGGCATCAGGCCCCCGTGAACACGCACCGCTCGGACATCCGCTTGATGCTTCAGGTGACGAGCCCGCGCCGTGCGGAAGACAAACTCAAGTTCCTGGCCGGCTCCGAGGCCGCGATGGGCGCCTGGATCGGCGATGTGGCGCCCGAACAGGCCGCCGCCACGATCCGTCAGGCCGTTGAGAGCGCAGCGGCACGAGACACAGACCAGAGCAGCGAGGCCAGCGCATGA
- a CDS encoding DeoR/GlpR family DNA-binding transcription regulator produces MSEDGDMPGEMTEPTPAYLRREQILSLLGERGFVRVSELRAAFRVSGVTARADLDSLVGIGLARRVHGGAVPAHPAGAGAEGRPEREFSFEEALAASVVPKQQIGELAASLVRSGQSVILDVGTTTLAVARALRERTDLRDVVVITNGLSIALELEPAIPRFTVIVTGGSLRPLQHSLVEPLAATVLSQVHADVVFIGCNGVDVEHGVTNINLPEAGVKTLMLAAAARAVVVADGSKLGQVHLGRVGALGAFDTLVTDSSADPAALAALAETGLTVLQPADAAIG; encoded by the coding sequence GTGAGTGAAGATGGGGACATGCCTGGAGAGATGACCGAGCCGACCCCTGCCTACCTGCGTCGCGAGCAGATTCTGAGCCTGCTCGGCGAACGCGGGTTCGTGCGCGTGAGCGAGCTGCGCGCGGCCTTCAGGGTGTCAGGGGTGACGGCGCGTGCCGACCTGGATTCCCTCGTGGGGATCGGCCTCGCCCGCAGGGTGCACGGCGGCGCCGTGCCGGCCCACCCCGCGGGGGCCGGGGCCGAGGGTCGACCGGAACGCGAGTTTTCCTTCGAGGAGGCGCTCGCGGCATCCGTCGTGCCGAAGCAGCAGATCGGCGAACTCGCAGCGTCGCTGGTACGCAGCGGGCAGAGCGTGATCCTCGACGTGGGCACGACCACGCTCGCCGTGGCCCGTGCCCTGCGAGAGCGAACCGACCTGCGCGATGTCGTGGTGATCACGAACGGCCTGAGCATCGCACTCGAGCTCGAGCCGGCCATTCCCCGGTTCACCGTGATCGTCACGGGAGGGTCCCTTCGACCGCTGCAGCACTCGCTCGTGGAGCCGCTCGCCGCCACGGTGCTGAGCCAGGTGCACGCCGACGTGGTGTTCATCGGCTGCAACGGGGTAGACGTGGAACACGGCGTCACGAACATCAACCTGCCGGAAGCCGGCGTGAAGACCCTCATGCTTGCGGCAGCCGCTCGTGCTGTGGTTGTGGCCGACGGGTCGAAGCTCGGCCAGGTGCACCTCGGGCGGGTGGGTGCCCTCGGTGCCTTCGACACCCTGGTCACGGATTCCAGCGCCGATCCGGCCGCGCTCGCCGCGCTGGCCGAGACCGGGCTCACAGTGCTCCAACCGGCGGATGCCGCAATAGGCTAG
- a CDS encoding gamma carbonic anhydrase family protein, with amino-acid sequence MTADPAARIISLPDAPAPSVADTAFVAPGAVLVGNVTLADRASVWYNSVLRAEQEPITIGEGSNLQDNVSCHVDTGFPLTVGRNVSVGHGAVLHGCTIEDGSLVGMSATVMNGAVIGAGSLIAGGAVVLEGAIIPPGSLVAGVPAKVRRALSDEEIAGLLHNAENYLEHTELHRAALA; translated from the coding sequence ATGACTGCCGATCCCGCCGCACGAATCATCTCCCTGCCCGACGCCCCTGCCCCGAGCGTCGCCGATACCGCCTTTGTGGCGCCCGGCGCCGTGCTGGTGGGCAACGTCACCCTCGCCGACCGGGCGAGCGTCTGGTACAACTCGGTGCTGCGCGCGGAACAGGAACCGATCACGATCGGCGAAGGGTCGAACCTGCAGGACAACGTGTCGTGCCACGTCGACACCGGCTTTCCGCTGACGGTCGGCCGCAACGTGTCGGTCGGCCACGGCGCCGTTCTGCACGGCTGCACGATCGAAGACGGCAGCCTCGTGGGCATGTCGGCCACCGTCATGAACGGCGCCGTCATCGGCGCCGGCTCACTCATCGCCGGCGGCGCGGTCGTTCTCGAGGGAGCGATCATCCCGCCCGGATCCCTCGTGGCAGGGGTGCCGGCGAAGGTGCGCCGGGCTCTCAGCGACGAAGAGATCGCCGGCCTGCTCCACAACGCCGAAAACTACCTCGAGCACACCGAGCTGCACCGCGCCGCGCTGGCTTAG
- a CDS encoding YbaK/EbsC family protein has protein sequence MVNLTHPAVDRVREALQLHGLDPEIRWFDDAATTAVAAAAALGIPVGAIANSLVFTFTAPGQEPQPLLVLTSGAHRVDQAWLGTRLGGLVGRASKELVKEATGQVIGGVAPLGHPLPLRTVVDEALAEFPVVWAAAGHAHTVFPTSYRELLRITGGEPGAVSAPTPGV, from the coding sequence ATGGTGAATCTGACACATCCCGCCGTTGACCGCGTGCGTGAAGCGCTCCAGCTGCACGGTCTCGACCCCGAGATCCGCTGGTTCGATGACGCCGCGACGACGGCGGTGGCGGCAGCTGCGGCGCTCGGCATTCCGGTGGGCGCGATCGCCAATTCGCTCGTGTTCACGTTCACGGCGCCCGGCCAGGAACCCCAGCCGCTGCTCGTGCTGACGTCTGGGGCGCACCGCGTAGACCAGGCCTGGCTCGGCACACGGCTCGGCGGTCTTGTGGGCCGGGCTTCCAAGGAGCTCGTGAAGGAGGCGACCGGGCAGGTGATCGGCGGGGTCGCTCCGCTCGGGCATCCGCTGCCCCTGCGCACTGTCGTCGATGAGGCGCTCGCGGAGTTTCCCGTCGTGTGGGCGGCGGCCGGCCACGCACACACGGTGTTTCCCACCAGCTACCGCGAACTGCTGCGCATCACCGGCGGCGAGCCGGGCGCGGTCAGCGCGCCCACGCCGGGTGTGTGA